Proteins co-encoded in one Symmachiella macrocystis genomic window:
- the holA gene encoding DNA polymerase III subunit delta, translating to MDAIEYLKSPAKQDHGTVVAIYGAEQYLKSAALKVVADQVLGHEDEDALPTRFTGNDAELVRVLDELRTVSMWSDCRLVIVETADEFVSSYRAGLEKYLDKPAKKSVLVLDLKSWPKNTKLAKKVAKVGLDINCAALKPAQVPRWISAHARQKYGKTIDGPAAQILVELAGTSLAQLDTELDKLSTYVGETENIDAEAVRILVGGWRAETTWAMLDAVRDGHVGQAIGLLDKLLAAGEAPMKLLGGINYTYRRIAKATEISRHGMPLADALKSTGMQPFVVGKIVSYMRRIGRPRAEKIYGWLADADMDLKGSSALSERAVLEQLLLRLGGRAGT from the coding sequence ATGGATGCGATTGAATACCTGAAATCTCCGGCCAAGCAAGATCACGGAACCGTAGTTGCAATTTATGGAGCGGAGCAATACCTGAAATCGGCGGCGCTCAAGGTGGTTGCCGATCAGGTTTTGGGGCACGAAGACGAAGATGCGCTACCCACCCGCTTTACCGGCAATGATGCCGAATTGGTGCGGGTGTTGGACGAACTGCGCACGGTGTCGATGTGGAGCGATTGCCGGTTGGTGATCGTCGAGACTGCGGACGAATTTGTCTCGAGCTATCGCGCTGGTTTGGAAAAGTATCTCGACAAACCGGCGAAAAAATCGGTGCTAGTTTTAGATCTCAAGTCTTGGCCCAAGAATACAAAGCTAGCCAAGAAAGTTGCCAAGGTCGGATTGGACATCAATTGCGCAGCGCTCAAGCCGGCGCAAGTGCCGCGGTGGATTTCCGCCCACGCGCGGCAGAAGTATGGCAAGACCATTGACGGCCCAGCGGCGCAGATCTTGGTCGAACTGGCCGGAACCAGTTTGGCGCAGTTGGACACCGAGTTGGACAAACTGTCGACGTATGTCGGTGAGACTGAAAACATTGACGCTGAAGCGGTGCGGATTCTGGTCGGGGGGTGGCGCGCGGAGACGACCTGGGCCATGCTGGATGCAGTTCGCGATGGCCATGTCGGACAGGCGATCGGATTGTTGGATAAACTTTTGGCCGCTGGGGAAGCTCCCATGAAGTTGTTGGGGGGCATCAATTATACGTATCGCCGCATCGCTAAGGCGACGGAGATTTCCCGGCACGGTATGCCGTTGGCCGATGCGCTCAAGTCGACGGGAATGCAACCATTTGTCGTGGGGAAGATCGTCTCCTATATGCGGAGAATCGGCCGCCCCCGTGCGGAGAAGATCTACGGTTGGCTAGCGGACGCGGATATGGACCTCAAGGGAAGCAGCGCTTTGTCCGAGCGGGCGGTGTTGGAGCAGTTGCTGTTGCGGTTGGGTGGTCGCGCGGGCACTTGA
- the gcvT gene encoding glycine cleavage system aminomethyltransferase GcvT, with product MNETACHAWHVAAGGRMVDFAGWDMPVQYSTIIDEHNAVRQAAGVFDIAHMGRIYFRGPDAAVVLDSIVTNDVISMEVGQVRYALVTNDAGGILDDVLVYRFPDFYLLVVNASNREKIVSWIENFREGFDVEVDDATLQQFMLAIQGPLALEILSPHVGVDLAEMGYYTAVETSVLGHPGLVSRTGYTGEDGFEVIVSNEQAVELWETLIADGKEQGLLPAGLGCRDTLRLESAMPLYGHELNEQIDPYTAGLGFAVKLDVGDFIGQPALAAAKEITDRRKRVGLELEGRRIAREGAELLIGDAKIGEVTSGTFSPTLQKSIAMGYIDQSRSDVGTVLEVDIRGKRALATVVALPFYRRSKP from the coding sequence GTGAATGAAACCGCTTGTCATGCTTGGCATGTTGCTGCCGGAGGCCGTATGGTCGACTTTGCGGGCTGGGATATGCCCGTGCAGTATTCGACGATCATCGATGAACATAACGCCGTCCGGCAAGCAGCGGGGGTGTTCGACATTGCACACATGGGACGCATTTATTTTCGCGGACCCGATGCGGCGGTGGTGTTGGATTCGATCGTCACCAACGACGTGATTTCGATGGAAGTCGGCCAAGTGCGTTATGCGCTCGTCACCAATGACGCGGGTGGTATTTTAGACGATGTGCTGGTGTATCGGTTTCCGGATTTCTATCTACTCGTGGTCAATGCTTCGAATCGCGAAAAAATTGTCAGTTGGATCGAAAACTTTCGTGAAGGCTTCGACGTGGAAGTCGACGATGCAACACTACAGCAATTCATGCTGGCGATCCAAGGCCCGCTGGCCTTAGAGATCCTTTCCCCACACGTGGGAGTCGATCTTGCCGAAATGGGATACTACACCGCGGTTGAAACGTCAGTGTTGGGGCATCCCGGGCTGGTCAGCCGCACCGGTTACACCGGCGAAGATGGGTTCGAGGTGATTGTCAGCAACGAACAAGCAGTGGAATTGTGGGAAACGTTGATTGCTGACGGGAAAGAGCAGGGGTTGCTTCCGGCCGGACTGGGGTGCCGTGACACGCTTCGTTTAGAATCCGCCATGCCGTTGTATGGGCATGAGCTGAATGAACAGATCGATCCCTACACTGCGGGGTTGGGATTCGCTGTGAAATTGGATGTCGGTGATTTCATCGGCCAACCGGCCCTGGCTGCCGCCAAAGAAATTACGGACCGGCGTAAACGCGTAGGCTTAGAGCTGGAAGGCCGCCGCATTGCCCGCGAAGGTGCTGAATTACTGATAGGGGACGCTAAAATCGGAGAAGTCACTTCCGGAACGTTCTCGCCTACGCTGCAAAAATCGATTGCTATGGGCTACATTGACCAGTCGCGGTCAGATGTCGGTACAGTGCTTGAAGTCGACATTCGTGGAAAGCGGGCATTGGCGACCGTCGTCGCTTTGCCGTTTTATCGGCGTTCAAAACCGTAA
- a CDS encoding DUF1761 domain-containing protein, which translates to MYYHILHVNYWAVLVATLASFMLGGWWYSASGFGRSWLAAIGKSKNELGSPAVAMSLTFVSTFFTAIILAILINALGDPSLFRGARLGFILGVGIVATSMFSDYLFSGNSLELFLIQVGYRVVLLTIMGGIIGVWG; encoded by the coding sequence ATGTATTACCATATTTTGCACGTGAATTATTGGGCCGTGCTGGTGGCCACCCTCGCTAGTTTCATGTTGGGCGGGTGGTGGTATTCGGCGTCCGGCTTTGGCCGCAGTTGGTTAGCGGCGATCGGCAAGTCGAAGAATGAACTAGGTAGCCCGGCGGTGGCGATGTCTCTGACGTTTGTGAGTACATTTTTCACAGCCATTATTTTGGCGATATTGATCAACGCCTTGGGCGATCCCAGCTTGTTTCGGGGGGCCCGCTTAGGATTCATTTTAGGGGTAGGCATCGTGGCGACTTCAATGTTTTCCGATTACCTGTTCAGCGGCAACTCGCTGGAGTTGTTTTTGATTCAAGTCGGATATCGTGTTGTGTTGCTGACCATCATGGGGGGCATCATCGGCGTATGGGGTTAA